One window of Cervus elaphus chromosome 2, mCerEla1.1, whole genome shotgun sequence genomic DNA carries:
- the CDKN1C gene encoding cyclin-dependent kinase inhibitor 1C isoform X1 has protein sequence MERLVARRNFPMIARTSACRNLFGPVDHEELGRELQMRLAELNAEDQRRWDYNFQLDMPLPGPGRLQWTEVDSESVPAFYRETVQVGRCRLLLAPRPRPDGAANSPPPGALAEESLDGLGEAPASPSSGQAVAPAQAAAPAPQEGAEQEAVPPPRSQEPQAEPPHSGISGRPAPGTAAAGTNTAANAAGAATTAAAGGAAIKKLSGPLISGSPARPALTGSARCRRQTSSPSARDPRPKPRRRTRFPRDAPRLAPLQPSARLSKPRASGCDESLLPKEP, from the exons ATGGAGCGCCTGGTCGCCCGCCGCAACTTTCCCATGATCGCGCGCACCAGCGCCTGCCGCAACCTCTTCGGGCCGGTGGACCACGAGGAGCTGGGCCGCGAGCTGCAGATGCGCCTGGCAGAGCTGAACGCCGAGGACCAGCGTCGCTGGGACTACAACTTCCAGCTGGACATGCCACTGCCGGGCCCCGGGCGCCTGCAGTGGACCGAGGTGGACAGCGAGTCCGTGCCCGCCTTCTACCGCGAGACGGTGCAGGTGGGGCGCTGTCGCCTGCTCCTGGCGCCTCGTCCCCGCCCGGACGGCGCGGCCAATAGCCCGCCTCCCGGGGCGCTGGCCGAGGAGTCCCTCGACGGCCTCGGGGAGGCGCCGGCGTCGCCGTCCAGCGGCCAGGCCGTAGCGCCTGCCCAGGCCGCGGCCCCGGCGCCTCAGGAGGGCGCCGAGCAGGAGGCGGTCCCGCCGCCGCGCAGCCAGGAGCCCCAGGCCGAGCCGCCGCACTCAGGGATTTCGGGGCGCCCCGCGCCGGGCACTGCCGCCGCTGGCACCAACACCGCCGCCAACGCCGCCGGTGCTGCCACCACTGCCGCCGCCGGAGGCGCCGCGATCAAGAAGCTGTCCGGGCCTCTCATCTCCG GCTCCCCGGCCCGCCCCGCCCTGACCGGCTCCGCGCGCTGTCGCCGGCAGACTTCTTCGCCAAGCGCAAGAGACCCGCGCCCGAAGCCAAGGCGTCGAACGAGGTTCCCGCGGGATGCGCCGCGCCTGGCGCCGCTCCAGCCGTCGGCTCGGCTGAGCAAACCCCGCGCAAGCGGCTGCGATGAGAG CCTCTTGCCCAAAGAGCCCTGA
- the CDKN1C gene encoding cyclin-dependent kinase inhibitor 1C isoform X2 codes for MERLVARRNFPMIARTSACRNLFGPVDHEELGRELQMRLAELNAEDQRRWDYNFQLDMPLPGPGRLQWTEVDSESVPAFYRETVQVGRCRLLLAPRPRPDGAANSPPPGALAEESLDGLGEAPASPSSGQAVAPAQAAAPAPQEGAEQEAVPPPRSQEPQAEPPHSGISGRPAPGTAAAGTNTAANAAGAATTAAAGGAAIKKLSGPLISDFFAKRKRPAPEAKASNEVPAGCAAPGAAPAVGSAEQTPRKRLR; via the exons ATGGAGCGCCTGGTCGCCCGCCGCAACTTTCCCATGATCGCGCGCACCAGCGCCTGCCGCAACCTCTTCGGGCCGGTGGACCACGAGGAGCTGGGCCGCGAGCTGCAGATGCGCCTGGCAGAGCTGAACGCCGAGGACCAGCGTCGCTGGGACTACAACTTCCAGCTGGACATGCCACTGCCGGGCCCCGGGCGCCTGCAGTGGACCGAGGTGGACAGCGAGTCCGTGCCCGCCTTCTACCGCGAGACGGTGCAGGTGGGGCGCTGTCGCCTGCTCCTGGCGCCTCGTCCCCGCCCGGACGGCGCGGCCAATAGCCCGCCTCCCGGGGCGCTGGCCGAGGAGTCCCTCGACGGCCTCGGGGAGGCGCCGGCGTCGCCGTCCAGCGGCCAGGCCGTAGCGCCTGCCCAGGCCGCGGCCCCGGCGCCTCAGGAGGGCGCCGAGCAGGAGGCGGTCCCGCCGCCGCGCAGCCAGGAGCCCCAGGCCGAGCCGCCGCACTCAGGGATTTCGGGGCGCCCCGCGCCGGGCACTGCCGCCGCTGGCACCAACACCGCCGCCAACGCCGCCGGTGCTGCCACCACTGCCGCCGCCGGAGGCGCCGCGATCAAGAAGCTGTCCGGGCCTCTCATCTCCG ACTTCTTCGCCAAGCGCAAGAGACCCGCGCCCGAAGCCAAGGCGTCGAACGAGGTTCCCGCGGGATGCGCCGCGCCTGGCGCCGCTCCAGCCGTCGGCTCGGCTGAGCAAACCCCGCGCAAGCGGCTGCGATGA